The Williamsia sp. DF01-3 genome has a window encoding:
- the sufB gene encoding Fe-S cluster assembly protein SufB: MTVTDPTPTQATAAAAVLTQEETIDSFGAYGYGWADSDVAGASAKRGISEAVVADISAKKSEPEWMLAARLKALSIFERKPMPNWGSNLDGIDFENIKYFVRSSEKQAATWDDLPEDIKNTYDKLGIPEAEKQRLVSGVAAQYESEVVYHSIREDLEAQGVLFLDTDTALREQPELFQEYFGTVIPAGDNKFSALNTAVWSGGSFIYVPPGVHVDIPLQAYFRINTENMGQFERTLIIVDEGAYVHYVEGCTAPIYKTDSLHSAVVEIIVKKGGRCRYTTIQNWSNNVYNLVTKRAKAEAGATMEWVDGNIGSKVTMKYPAVWMTGEHAKGEVLSVAFAGPGQHQDTGSKMVHLAPNTSSNIVSKSVARGGGRASYRGLVQINKGAHGSRSTVKCDALLVDQISRSDTYPYVDIREDDVTMGHEATVSKVSDDQLFYLMSRGLTEDEAMAMVVRGFVEPIAKELPMEYALELNRLIELQMEGSVG, translated from the coding sequence ATGACGGTCACAGACCCGACACCCACACAGGCAACAGCCGCTGCGGCAGTGCTGACGCAGGAAGAGACGATCGATTCGTTCGGCGCGTACGGGTACGGCTGGGCGGATTCCGACGTTGCGGGCGCCAGCGCCAAGCGCGGCATCTCCGAAGCCGTGGTCGCCGACATCTCGGCGAAGAAGAGCGAGCCCGAATGGATGCTCGCCGCACGTCTGAAGGCGTTGTCGATCTTCGAGCGCAAGCCCATGCCGAACTGGGGCTCGAACCTCGACGGCATCGACTTCGAGAACATCAAGTACTTCGTCCGCTCCAGCGAGAAGCAGGCAGCGACCTGGGACGACCTGCCCGAGGACATCAAGAACACGTACGACAAGCTCGGCATCCCCGAGGCCGAGAAGCAGCGTCTGGTCTCGGGTGTGGCCGCGCAATACGAGTCCGAGGTCGTCTACCACTCGATCCGTGAGGATCTCGAGGCCCAGGGTGTGCTGTTCCTCGACACCGACACGGCCCTGCGTGAGCAGCCCGAACTGTTCCAGGAGTACTTCGGAACGGTCATCCCGGCCGGAGACAACAAGTTCTCCGCGTTGAACACCGCCGTCTGGTCCGGTGGCTCGTTCATCTACGTCCCCCCGGGCGTGCACGTCGACATCCCGCTGCAGGCCTACTTCCGCATCAACACCGAGAACATGGGTCAGTTCGAGCGCACCCTGATCATCGTCGACGAAGGTGCATACGTGCACTACGTCGAGGGCTGCACCGCGCCGATCTACAAGACCGACTCGCTGCACTCGGCCGTCGTCGAGATCATCGTGAAGAAGGGTGGTCGCTGCCGGTACACCACCATTCAGAACTGGTCGAACAACGTCTACAACCTGGTCACCAAGCGGGCCAAGGCCGAGGCGGGCGCCACCATGGAGTGGGTCGACGGGAACATCGGCTCGAAGGTCACCATGAAATACCCGGCCGTATGGATGACCGGCGAGCACGCCAAGGGCGAGGTTCTGTCCGTGGCATTCGCCGGACCGGGCCAGCACCAGGACACCGGTTCCAAGATGGTGCACCTCGCGCCGAACACGTCGTCGAACATCGTCAGCAAGTCGGTTGCCCGTGGCGGTGGCCGGGCATCCTACCGTGGGCTGGTCCAGATCAACAAGGGCGCGCACGGCAGCCGGTCGACCGTGAAATGCGACGCGTTGCTGGTCGACCAGATCTCGCGCAGTGACACCTACCCGTACGTCGACATCCGCGAGGACGACGTCACGATGGGTCACGAGGCGACCGTCTCGAAGGTCAGCGACGATCAGCTGTTCTACCTGATGAGCCGCGGCCTCACCGAGGACGAAGCCATGGCCATGGTGGTCCGTGGGTTCGTCGAGCCCATCGCCAAGGAATTGCCCATGGAGTACGCCCTCGAGCTGAACCGCCTGATCGAGCTACAGATGGAGGGTTCGGTCGGATGA
- the sufD gene encoding Fe-S cluster assembly protein SufD: MSSPTGVVGAVSGENQGPAVNKGEQFTSFDVNAFEIPRSKDEAWRFTPFRRLRGLHDGSAQPTGQATVTVDGLVEGARVETVGRDDARLGQGGVPFDRIAAQAYSSFTEATVVTVDKETAIASPITVTIDGPGEGETAFGHVQVRLGAFAKAVVVIDQRGSGTYAENIEFVIGDSAHLTVVNIHDWADDMVHVAAHHSRLGRDAVLRHFAISLGGDFIRLSPVVHYDGPGGDAELWGLYFADAGQHLEQHLLVDHSQPHCRSNVVYKGALQGVAGDRSREAHTVWVGDVLIRAEAEGTDTFELNRNLILTDGARADSVPNLEIETGEIVGAGHASATGRFDDEQLFYLQARGIPEDQARRLVVRGFFGEVIAKIGVPELRERLEAAVEAELEVAGA, translated from the coding sequence ATGAGTTCTCCCACTGGTGTGGTCGGCGCTGTCTCCGGCGAGAATCAGGGCCCGGCGGTCAACAAGGGTGAGCAGTTCACCTCGTTCGACGTCAACGCATTCGAGATCCCGCGGTCGAAGGACGAGGCCTGGCGTTTCACGCCTTTCCGGCGCCTTCGTGGACTGCACGACGGCTCGGCGCAGCCGACCGGACAGGCCACGGTCACCGTGGACGGTCTGGTGGAGGGAGCTCGCGTCGAGACCGTAGGGCGCGACGACGCCCGTCTCGGACAGGGTGGCGTTCCCTTCGATCGCATTGCTGCACAGGCGTATTCGTCGTTCACCGAAGCCACCGTCGTAACCGTGGACAAGGAGACCGCGATCGCCTCACCGATCACGGTCACCATCGATGGCCCGGGCGAGGGCGAGACCGCGTTCGGTCATGTGCAGGTCCGGCTCGGTGCGTTCGCCAAAGCCGTGGTGGTCATCGACCAGCGGGGCAGCGGCACGTACGCCGAGAACATCGAGTTCGTGATCGGTGACAGCGCGCACCTGACCGTGGTGAACATCCACGACTGGGCCGACGACATGGTCCACGTCGCAGCCCACCATTCCAGGCTCGGACGTGACGCGGTGCTCCGGCACTTCGCGATCAGCCTCGGCGGAGACTTCATCCGGTTGAGCCCGGTGGTGCACTATGACGGTCCCGGCGGCGACGCTGAGCTGTGGGGCCTGTACTTCGCCGACGCCGGACAGCATCTCGAACAGCACCTGCTGGTGGACCACTCGCAGCCGCACTGCCGGTCGAACGTCGTCTACAAGGGCGCGTTGCAGGGCGTGGCGGGTGACCGCAGCCGCGAAGCCCATACCGTGTGGGTCGGCGACGTGCTGATCCGAGCCGAGGCCGAGGGCACCGACACCTTCGAACTCAATCGCAATCTGATCCTCACCGACGGCGCCCGCGCCGACTCCGTCCCCAACCTGGAGATCGAGACCGGCGAGATCGTCGGAGCCGGACACGCAAGTGCCACCGGCCGATTCGACGACGAGCAGCTCTTCTACCTCCAGGCTCGTGGCATTCCCGAGGACCAGGCCCGCCGACTGGTGGTCCGTGGGTTCTTCGGTGAGGTCATCGCCAAGATAGGTGTGCCGGAACTGCGCGAGCGTCTCGAGGCGGCTGTGGAAGCCGAACTCGAGGTCGCAGGCGCCTGA